Proteins from one Planctomyces sp. SH-PL62 genomic window:
- the rnpA gene encoding ribonuclease P protein component produces the protein MTTPDLSFRPHERIKDPADFRRAFDRKRSVSDGVLIVYGAENGLGHPRLGVSVSRKRVRRATARNRIKRLIREAFRLCKADLAPGVDLVVLPRAPRAEFAQVQASLAVLGRDAARRLGVRKREREPKPAPPA, from the coding sequence GTGACGACCCCGGACCTGAGCTTCCGCCCCCACGAGCGCATCAAGGACCCCGCCGACTTCCGCCGGGCGTTCGATCGCAAACGCTCGGTCTCCGACGGCGTCCTGATCGTCTACGGCGCCGAGAACGGCCTCGGCCACCCCCGGCTGGGGGTCTCCGTATCGCGCAAGCGCGTCCGCAGGGCGACGGCCAGGAACCGGATCAAGCGGCTGATCCGCGAGGCCTTCCGGTTGTGCAAGGCCGACCTCGCGCCGGGCGTCGATCTCGTGGTGCTGCCGCGCGCCCCTCGGGCGGAGTTCGCCCAGGTCCAGGCCTCGCTCGCCGTCCTGGGCCGCGACGCCGCCCGCCGCCTGGGCGTCCGGAAGCGGGAGCGGGAGCCGAAGCCCGCGCCTCCGGCATGA
- a CDS encoding chaperone modulator CbpM translates to MNERIIPRESVARHLSISVQMLVRYEELGLVHSAREGDVLGYEPSQVRRIWSIMTYQRDLGVNLAGVEVILRLRDRMSHLHDHLADLADELRTLVDEPGSSDRPS, encoded by the coding sequence ATGAACGAACGGATCATCCCCCGCGAAAGCGTCGCCCGGCATCTCTCGATCTCGGTCCAGATGCTCGTCCGCTACGAGGAGTTGGGCCTCGTCCACTCCGCGCGCGAGGGAGACGTCCTTGGCTATGAGCCCTCCCAGGTGCGCCGGATCTGGTCCATCATGACCTACCAGCGCGACCTCGGCGTCAACCTGGCCGGGGTCGAGGTGATCCTCCGACTCCGCGACCGGATGTCCCACCTGCATGACCACCTGGCGGACCTGGCCGACGAATTGCGGACCCTGGTCGACGAGCCCGGCTCCTCCGACCGCCCCTCTTGA
- a CDS encoding DnaJ C-terminal domain-containing protein, with protein sequence MPDRDYYDVLGVARDATPDAVKKAYRKLARQYHPDVNPGDKSAEKNFKEVQQAYDVLSDQEKRSMYDRYGAAGFEGMGAAGPRTSASEWTARFGEPGQETVDFSEFFGQFGQGGGRGAEGGAGLFDDLLGRMRGGKAARPRAGRDVEAHLSIPFLTAVRGGQTSIELQRGDGRRESLVVKIPPGVDEGSKLRLKGQGEPGPKGSPAGDLTITLAIEPHPYYKREGRDLLVEVPLTVAEAVLGAKVEVPSLDGMKALPIPGGASSGQKLRLKGQGVPGSAGKPDGDLFVVVKIVAPKNVDDESRRLIQEFADRNKQNPRAGLW encoded by the coding sequence ATGCCTGATCGCGATTACTACGACGTCCTCGGGGTGGCTCGCGACGCCACCCCCGACGCCGTCAAGAAAGCCTACCGGAAGCTGGCCAGGCAATATCACCCGGACGTGAATCCGGGCGACAAGTCCGCCGAGAAGAATTTCAAGGAAGTCCAGCAAGCCTACGACGTCCTGTCCGACCAGGAGAAGCGGTCGATGTACGACCGCTACGGCGCCGCGGGCTTCGAAGGCATGGGCGCGGCCGGGCCGCGCACCAGCGCCTCGGAATGGACCGCCCGGTTCGGCGAGCCCGGCCAGGAGACCGTGGACTTCAGCGAGTTCTTCGGCCAGTTCGGGCAGGGCGGCGGCCGAGGGGCCGAAGGGGGGGCGGGCCTGTTCGACGACCTTCTGGGGCGGATGCGCGGCGGGAAGGCCGCCCGTCCCCGCGCCGGCCGCGACGTCGAAGCGCACCTGTCCATCCCCTTCCTCACCGCGGTCCGGGGCGGCCAGACCTCGATCGAGCTGCAGCGCGGCGACGGCCGGCGTGAGAGCCTGGTGGTCAAGATCCCGCCGGGGGTCGACGAGGGCTCCAAGCTCCGGCTCAAGGGCCAGGGGGAACCCGGCCCCAAGGGCTCCCCGGCCGGCGACCTGACGATCACGCTCGCGATCGAGCCCCATCCTTACTACAAGCGCGAGGGCCGGGACCTGCTGGTCGAGGTCCCCCTGACCGTCGCCGAGGCCGTCCTCGGCGCCAAGGTCGAGGTCCCCTCGCTCGACGGCATGAAAGCCCTGCCGATCCCCGGCGGGGCGTCGAGCGGCCAGAAGCTCCGGCTGAAAGGCCAGGGCGTGCCGGGCTCGGCGGGCAAGCCCGACGGCGACCTCTTCGTCGTGGTCAAGATCGTGGCCCCGAAGAACGTCGACGACGAAAGCCGCCGACTGATCCAGGAATTCGCCGACCGCAACAAGCAGAACCCGCGGGCGGGGTTGTGGTGA
- a CDS encoding cytidine deaminase — MLSDDDLRRLFEAAREASARAYAPYSGFRVGAAVLSGRGEVFAGCNVENASYGLTICAERNAVFGLVASGEAPPTVLAVLVYTPTPTPTAPCGACRQVLNEFGTACEIVAVCDGAERLRTTLDRLLPDAFGPRNLG, encoded by the coding sequence ATGCTCTCCGACGACGATCTTCGACGCCTGTTCGAAGCCGCTCGGGAAGCCTCGGCCCGCGCCTACGCCCCGTACAGCGGTTTCCGCGTCGGCGCGGCCGTACTGAGCGGCCGGGGCGAGGTCTTCGCCGGCTGCAACGTCGAGAACGCCTCCTACGGGCTGACGATCTGCGCCGAGCGGAACGCCGTGTTCGGGCTCGTCGCCTCGGGCGAGGCCCCGCCGACGGTCCTCGCCGTCCTCGTCTACACGCCGACTCCGACGCCGACCGCCCCCTGCGGCGCCTGCCGCCAGGTCCTCAACGAGTTCGGCACGGCCTGCGAGATCGTCGCCGTCTGCGATGGTGCGGAGAGGCTGCGGACCACCCTGGACCGGCTCCTGCCGGACGCCTTTGGCCCCCGCAACCTGGGCTGA
- a CDS encoding NADPH-dependent assimilatory sulfite reductase hemoprotein subunit — MTEANGGPQTPKLSKNEGLKAASRYLREMLADEVHNDRPTFSEDASQVLKFHGSYTQDDRDLRARRKKEKQDKAHMMMVRVRLVGGRLTSEQYRVCDELARVVGNGTLRITTRQEFQFHGVLKQDLAVVIRHLNENLLCTLAACGDVERNVLACPAPIKDAVHDQLNLDAQTWASHVAPRTSSYWDIWLDGERIQTLPPAGAPLLKQPGDDPVEPILGKTYLPRKFKTAFAFPDDNCTDVLANDLSFLAHVEGGSIVGYNVLVGGGLGTTPSADKTFPFLSQPLGYITRDQVLAVGEAVVRVFRDFGNRSDRKRARIKYLITDWGMPAFRAKVEEYLGRPLEDPRDLPITDVDDHLGWNEQGDGKLFLGLPVQNGRIKDSGSMRLSSGLKAFFEKYQTPARLTCQQKILLIDLDPAWRDEINAWLEEYGIASVEQVSTVRRWSMACPALPTCGLAVTDAERALPSVIDMLEAELARQGLEAERLTVRMTGCPNGCARPYNADIGLVGRSAKLGPDGIPGPGTYTVFLGGRTLGDRLNVEFKDYVPHDQIAAELAPVFARFKSERQAGESFGDFCHRVGVEELAQVGAAAAAD; from the coding sequence ATGACCGAAGCGAACGGGGGCCCGCAAACGCCCAAGTTGAGCAAGAACGAGGGCCTCAAGGCGGCCAGCCGCTACCTCAGGGAGATGCTGGCCGACGAGGTGCACAACGACCGACCGACCTTCTCCGAGGACGCCAGCCAGGTCCTGAAGTTCCACGGCTCCTACACCCAGGACGACCGGGACCTTCGGGCGCGGCGGAAGAAGGAGAAGCAGGACAAGGCCCACATGATGATGGTCCGCGTCCGCCTGGTCGGCGGCCGCCTGACGTCCGAGCAGTACCGCGTCTGCGACGAGCTGGCGCGGGTCGTCGGCAACGGCACGCTGCGGATCACCACCCGGCAGGAGTTCCAGTTCCACGGCGTCCTGAAGCAGGACCTGGCCGTGGTGATCCGCCACCTCAACGAGAACCTGCTCTGCACCCTGGCGGCCTGCGGCGACGTCGAGCGCAACGTCCTGGCTTGCCCGGCCCCGATCAAGGACGCGGTGCACGACCAGTTGAACCTCGACGCCCAGACCTGGGCCTCCCACGTCGCCCCCCGCACCAGCAGCTACTGGGACATCTGGCTGGACGGCGAACGGATCCAGACCCTCCCCCCCGCCGGCGCCCCGCTGCTGAAGCAGCCCGGCGACGACCCGGTCGAGCCGATCCTGGGCAAGACGTACCTCCCGCGCAAGTTCAAGACGGCCTTCGCCTTCCCGGACGACAATTGCACCGACGTGCTGGCGAACGACCTCTCGTTCCTGGCGCACGTCGAAGGGGGCTCGATCGTCGGCTACAACGTCCTGGTCGGCGGCGGCCTGGGAACCACCCCGAGCGCCGATAAGACCTTCCCGTTCCTGTCGCAGCCGCTCGGCTACATCACCCGCGATCAGGTCCTGGCCGTCGGTGAGGCCGTCGTCCGGGTCTTCCGCGACTTCGGCAACCGCTCCGACCGCAAGCGGGCCCGGATCAAGTACCTGATCACCGACTGGGGCATGCCCGCCTTCCGGGCCAAGGTCGAGGAATACCTGGGCCGCCCCCTGGAGGACCCCAGAGACCTGCCGATCACCGACGTCGACGACCACCTGGGCTGGAACGAGCAGGGGGACGGCAAGCTCTTCCTGGGCCTTCCCGTGCAGAACGGCCGGATCAAGGATTCGGGCTCGATGCGCCTCTCCAGCGGCCTGAAGGCGTTCTTCGAGAAGTACCAGACCCCCGCCCGGCTGACCTGCCAGCAGAAGATCCTCCTGATCGACCTCGACCCGGCCTGGCGAGACGAGATCAACGCCTGGCTGGAAGAGTACGGGATCGCCAGCGTGGAGCAGGTGTCGACCGTCCGCCGTTGGTCGATGGCCTGCCCCGCCCTCCCCACCTGCGGCCTCGCCGTGACCGACGCCGAGCGGGCCCTCCCCTCGGTCATCGACATGCTCGAAGCCGAGCTGGCCCGCCAGGGACTGGAAGCGGAACGGCTGACGGTCCGCATGACCGGCTGCCCCAACGGCTGCGCCCGGCCCTACAACGCCGACATCGGCCTGGTCGGCCGCTCGGCCAAGCTGGGGCCCGACGGCATCCCCGGCCCCGGCACCTACACGGTCTTCCTCGGCGGCCGAACGCTGGGCGACCGGCTCAACGTCGAGTTCAAGGACTACGTCCCGCACGACCAGATCGCCGCCGAGCTGGCCCCGGTCTTCGCCCGCTTCAAGAGCGAACGACAGGCCGGCGAGAGCTTCGGCGACTTCTGCCATCGCGTGGGCGTCGAGGAGCTGGCCCAGGTCGGCGCGGCCGCCGCGGCCGACTGA
- a CDS encoding LolA family protein, with the protein MRINRIARPITLAASLAGAWIASTVLAQTPGGPSPSTPGQAPAANAPAVPGGPQAEKPEEPPTEAETVIDEAIKKIAGIKAVSADLTQDVRILGQKFQIKGRYIKAPSARIYLRLDVSGLPGAAGTMLQVCDGDVLWDYQKILDAQSYRKLSVKPILQRLESPEIDANLREQILSSLGFTGPEALLAGVRKAVKFDAPKEEGELDGKAVWILKGGWRDRTGIVAPNQTPIPGVGMLPPYIPSFATLYLDKQNGWPYKLDLRGRLVTSLIDTRQVGIDGKKIGAKSSIEKQDPSELTLTYTNIQFEPTLTDADFAFQAPPDANVEDNTEIILKSLDQAIEFQALQKRTEAANAAGSVLQQPIEVPAAPPAAEIPK; encoded by the coding sequence ATGCGCATTAACCGGATCGCCCGTCCAATCACGCTCGCCGCGTCCCTCGCCGGGGCCTGGATCGCCTCGACGGTCCTCGCCCAGACGCCGGGCGGTCCGTCGCCGTCCACGCCGGGCCAGGCCCCCGCCGCGAACGCCCCCGCCGTCCCGGGCGGTCCCCAGGCCGAGAAGCCCGAGGAACCCCCCACCGAAGCCGAGACGGTCATCGATGAGGCGATCAAGAAGATCGCCGGCATCAAGGCCGTCTCCGCCGACCTGACCCAGGACGTCCGCATCCTCGGCCAGAAGTTCCAGATCAAGGGCCGCTACATCAAGGCCCCCTCCGCCCGGATCTATCTCCGGCTGGACGTCTCCGGCCTCCCCGGCGCGGCCGGGACCATGCTCCAGGTCTGCGACGGCGACGTCCTCTGGGATTACCAGAAGATCCTCGACGCCCAGTCCTACCGCAAGCTCAGCGTCAAGCCGATCCTCCAGCGCCTCGAGTCCCCCGAGATCGACGCCAATCTCCGCGAGCAGATCCTCTCCAGCCTCGGCTTCACCGGGCCCGAGGCCCTGCTGGCCGGCGTCCGCAAGGCCGTGAAATTCGACGCCCCCAAGGAAGAAGGGGAGCTCGACGGCAAGGCCGTCTGGATCCTCAAGGGAGGCTGGCGCGACCGCACCGGAATCGTCGCGCCGAACCAGACCCCCATCCCGGGCGTCGGCATGCTTCCCCCCTACATCCCGAGCTTCGCCACCCTCTACCTCGACAAGCAAAACGGCTGGCCCTACAAGCTCGACCTCCGGGGACGCCTGGTCACCTCCCTGATCGACACCCGCCAGGTCGGGATCGACGGCAAGAAGATCGGCGCCAAAAGCAGCATCGAGAAGCAAGACCCCAGCGAGCTGACCCTCACCTACACGAACATCCAGTTCGAGCCGACCCTCACCGACGCCGACTTCGCCTTCCAGGCCCCGCCGGACGCCAACGTCGAGGACAACACCGAGATCATCCTCAAGTCCCTCGACCAGGCCATCGAATTCCAGGCCCTCCAGAAGCGGACCGAGGCCGCCAACGCCGCCGGCTCCGTCCTCCAACAGCCCATCGAGGTCCCCGCCGCCCCCCCCGCGGCCGAGATCCCCAAGTAA
- a CDS encoding DUF11 domain-containing protein, protein MSRHAKPLDHRWIRGGLVAIALGLAPAWRGVDAAPQEIPPGPAAPAPAGVAPELTPAQPLEPAPASPAPAPAPAAPATGPNAPGIVTPEGHGLPVSPQLDPNVQVVRFQGPQGLTVEVLAPQTIPVSVGDGGGILTAGLQRGVGYRLRIGEIPNRPGVELFPVVQVVGHMHRPPEVDPGKYPIRVVFSDEELWDVVDRGRLVTKVIYLEDPEQALPLKLGKDQIPAVEVGAAEDPVRVAAALGRVVAVVRIGGRRPTLDEIQAGATGDVALDHLAAPSAGRCPFTCGPTPCPLPSGPACPPLEPGARPLLPRDEYLCDGGDHGAKAGAGVGGAIRGIDPRDAVVRFDVGVDSYPDPKILPTNRVCIYAPRFAEVRVSTGTIENVEIHGVNLNTLTQRPVQAEKTDDIRRLVQNQSAELARDRRRVQAARGQVYPGVGSEVRGAMGYGNVQQPKIGSQAQAAGTERRRQAPVVARDKVKLSGIKTAESPVIADLVQGTGEAVRSQPTLEMTGVETPPNRPGLAVVKRVDVSEAEPGDVVTYAIAYRNMGNTPIRSVSIVDSLLPRLEYVAGTAKGPKGAAFSVAENQVGSTELRWDLRETIPPGASGYVSFQAVVR, encoded by the coding sequence ATGAGCCGACACGCAAAACCACTCGACCACCGGTGGATCAGAGGTGGCCTCGTCGCGATCGCCCTGGGCCTTGCGCCGGCATGGCGAGGGGTGGACGCGGCCCCGCAGGAGATCCCGCCCGGGCCCGCAGCCCCCGCGCCGGCCGGCGTCGCCCCGGAACTCACCCCGGCGCAGCCCCTGGAACCCGCGCCCGCAAGCCCGGCCCCGGCCCCGGCCCCGGCCGCCCCCGCGACGGGCCCGAACGCGCCGGGGATCGTCACGCCCGAGGGCCACGGCCTCCCCGTGAGCCCGCAGCTCGACCCGAACGTCCAGGTCGTCCGGTTCCAGGGGCCCCAGGGCCTGACCGTCGAGGTTCTGGCCCCGCAGACGATCCCGGTGAGCGTCGGCGACGGCGGCGGGATCCTGACCGCCGGCCTCCAGCGCGGGGTCGGTTACCGGCTCCGGATCGGCGAGATCCCCAACCGGCCGGGAGTCGAGCTTTTCCCGGTCGTCCAGGTCGTCGGTCACATGCACCGCCCGCCCGAGGTCGACCCCGGCAAGTACCCGATCCGCGTCGTCTTCAGCGACGAGGAGCTGTGGGACGTCGTCGACCGCGGCCGGCTGGTCACCAAGGTCATCTATCTGGAAGACCCTGAGCAGGCCCTGCCGCTGAAGCTGGGCAAGGACCAGATCCCGGCGGTCGAGGTCGGCGCGGCCGAGGACCCGGTCCGCGTGGCCGCCGCCCTGGGGCGCGTGGTCGCCGTCGTCCGCATCGGCGGTCGCCGGCCGACGCTGGACGAGATCCAGGCCGGCGCGACCGGCGACGTCGCCCTCGACCACCTGGCCGCCCCGTCGGCCGGGCGCTGCCCGTTCACCTGCGGCCCGACCCCGTGCCCGCTCCCCAGCGGCCCGGCCTGTCCTCCCCTGGAGCCCGGCGCCCGCCCGTTGCTCCCTCGCGATGAATACCTGTGCGACGGCGGCGACCACGGCGCCAAGGCCGGAGCCGGGGTCGGCGGTGCCATCCGGGGCATCGACCCTCGCGACGCCGTCGTCCGGTTCGACGTCGGCGTCGACAGTTATCCCGACCCCAAGATCCTCCCGACGAATCGGGTTTGCATCTACGCGCCCCGATTCGCCGAGGTCCGGGTCAGCACCGGGACCATCGAGAACGTCGAGATCCACGGCGTGAATCTCAACACCCTCACCCAGAGGCCCGTCCAGGCGGAGAAGACCGACGACATCCGCCGCCTGGTCCAGAACCAGTCTGCCGAACTGGCCCGCGACCGCCGCCGGGTCCAGGCCGCGCGGGGCCAGGTCTATCCCGGCGTCGGATCCGAGGTCCGAGGCGCGATGGGGTATGGCAACGTCCAGCAGCCCAAGATCGGCTCGCAGGCCCAGGCGGCCGGGACCGAGCGGCGGCGGCAGGCCCCGGTCGTCGCTCGCGACAAGGTCAAGCTGTCGGGCATCAAGACGGCCGAATCGCCCGTGATCGCCGACCTGGTGCAGGGGACCGGCGAGGCCGTCCGGAGCCAGCCGACCCTGGAGATGACCGGCGTGGAGACGCCCCCCAACCGGCCCGGCCTGGCCGTGGTCAAGCGGGTGGACGTCAGCGAGGCCGAACCGGGCGACGTGGTCACCTACGCCATCGCCTATCGCAACATGGGCAACACGCCGATCCGCTCCGTCAGCATCGTCGACAGCCTCCTGCCCAGGCTGGAGTACGTCGCCGGGACCGCCAAGGGCCCGAAGGGAGCCGCGTTCTCCGTCGCCGAGAACCAGGTCGGCTCCACCGAGCTGCGCTGGGACCTCCGCGAGACCATCCCCCCCGGCGCCTCCGGCTACGTCTCGTTCCAGGCCGTCGTCCGCTGA